One genomic window of Glycine soja cultivar W05 chromosome 9, ASM419377v2, whole genome shotgun sequence includes the following:
- the LOC114366899 gene encoding phospholipase A(1) DAD1, chloroplastic-like — protein MKLTIKTPHPLPSPQSNTLLKPRCITTTTQTSKPTSNKNLHMSNDTRQAALRLEKMINLEEEHNTNNYFPSMQSSKLGKRWKEYHGMSNWEGLLDPLDDNLRAEILRYGHFVETAYKSFEFDPSSPNFANSRFPKKALLERCGLPKTRYKVTKYLRATSGIQLPSWVDKVPRWVAKQTSYVGYVAVCHDKEEIKRLGRRDVVVAYRGTTTCLEWLENFRASLTNLPIPCSSKRAFEKNGVMDGSGAMVESGFLSLYTSSLPAKVSLQEMVRREISRILDTYRGEQLSLTVTGHSLGAALATLTAYDVKTAFPELPVTVISFGGPRVGDRRFRRQLERQGTKVLRIVNSDDVITKLPGFVFDDDVASAGGVHVAGFPSWIQKRVEEAQLVYAEVGKELRLCSRDSPYLGNTNVATCHELNTYLHLVDGFVSSTCPFRASAKRFLQR, from the coding sequence ATGAAGCTTACAATAAAAACACCACACCCTCTCCCTTCACCCCAATCCAACACCCTCCTCAAACCTCGCTGCATAACAACAACCACCCAAACATCCAAACCAACCAGCAACAAAAACCTACACATGTCTAATGATACACGACAAGCCGCATTACGTTTAGAGAAAATGATAAACTTGGAAGAAGAACATAATACTAACAATTATTTTCCGTCCATGCAATCATCAAAACTTGGCAAGAGGTGGAAGGAGTACCATGGCATGAGCAATTGGGAAGGCTTGCTAGACCCATTAGACGACAACTTACGTGCTGAAATACTAAGGTACGGTCATTTCGTGGAAACCGCGTACAAATCATTCGAGTTTGACCCCTCCTCACCCAACTTTGCAAACTCGAGGTTCCCCAAAAAAGCTCTTTTAGAACGTTGTGGTTTACCTAAAACGCGGTACAAGGTGACCAAATACCTACGTGCAACCTCGGGTATTCAGCTACCTAGTTGGGTGGACAAAGTACCAAGATGGGTGGCAAAACAAACGAGCTATGTTGGATACGTAGCGGTGTGTCATGACAAGGAAGAAATCAAAAGGCTTGGTCGGCGCGATGTTGTGGTGGCATATAGAGGAACCACCACATGCTTGGAATGGTTGGAGAATTTTCGTGCATCTCTCACCAACCTCCCTATTCCATGCAGCAGCAAAAGGgcatttgaaaaaaatgggGTCATGGACGGAAGTGGGGCCATGGTGGAAAGCGGGTTCTTGAGTCTCTACACCTCCTCACTTCCTGCAAAGGTGTCTTTGCAGGAAATGGTGAGGCGAGAGATCTCAAGGATCCTCGACACCTACCGCGGGGAACAACTCAGTCTCACCGTCACCGGCCACAGTCTGGGGGCGGCATTGGCCACGCTCACGGCGTATGACGTCAAAACCGCCTTCCCAGAATTGCCGGTGACAGTCATCTCCTTTGGTGGGCCCCGCGTTGGGGACCGGAGGTTCCGACGGCAGCTTGAGAGGCAAGGGACCAAGGTTTTGCGCATAGTGAACTCCGACGATGTCATCACCAAGCTTCCAGGGTTTGTGTTTGATGATGACGTGGCTAGCGCTGGAGGGGTACACGTGGCAGGATTTCCGAGCTGGATACAGAAGAGGGTGGAGGAGGCACAGTTAGTGTACGCGGAGGTTGGGAAGGAACTACGGTTATGTAGCAGGGATTCTCCGTACCTTGGAAACACGAATGTTGCCACGTGTCACGAGCTGAACACGTATCTGCACCTCGTTGATGGCTTCGTCAGCTCCACGTGTCCCTTCAGAGCCTCCGCGAAGAGGTTCCTCCAGCGTTGA
- the LOC114425114 gene encoding serine/threonine-protein kinase D6PK-like: MERVAEPKVLPRSLPVLVEVSNAHTDAIREAGQRLNGQDVSSVRGIPGREGNQFLKARDGPMKRLASIREVAQLSNARIVLVREDMGFDTRCQEPPSPAPTRMWKGKGSLPEAVELVPDIEKLKGGNDSFVETGPSSFAGASHPPEPVDTDLMRTVFVPIGQTKSEAGCLLKSVSLKGPFLEDLSIHVPAKKPSLAVVSPAESMVEESNEMGNLSSPFLGARASQNTENSPLAPDSEEKECVWDASLPPSGNVSPHSSIDSTSVVRTMSIANSCASTYRSDAVTSDGMLSLDRNCDSTKGSVRGDSLESAKTSASRASDSSGLSDDSNWSNITGSANKPHKGNDPRWKAILAIRTRDGILGMSHFRLLKRLGCGDIGSVYLSELSATRCFFAMKVMDKASLASRNKLTRAQTEREILQLLDHPFLPTLYTHFETDRFCCLVMEYCPGGDLHTLRQRQPGKHFSEYAARFYAAEVLLALEYLHMLGVVYRDLKPENVLVRDDGHIMLSDFDLSLRCAVSPTLIRNFDSDPSKRGGGAFCVQPACIEPSSVCIQPSCFMPRLFAQKNKKSRTPKAEPGMPSSTLPELVAEPTTARSMSFVGTHEYLAPEIIKGEGHGSAVDWWTFGIFLHELLYGKTPFKGSGNRATLFNVVGQQLRFPESPATSYASRDLIRGLLVKEPQHRLGVKRGATEIKQHPFFEGVNWALIRCSTPPEVPRPVECDLPAKFEPVDTVGVGNINNSNNSSKRMVGNNNNDMKSGGKYLDFEFF, from the exons ATGGAGAGGGTTGCAGAGCCAAAGGTACTTCCTCGGTCCTTGCCTGTTCTAGTTGAGGTATCCAATGCACACACGGATGCAATAAGGGAAGCTGGTCAAAGACTAAATGGGCAGGATGTTTCGAGTGTGCGTGGAATTCCAGGAAGGGAAGGGAATCAGTTTTTGAAAGCGCGGGATGGCCCTATGAAACGTCTGGCCTCCATCAGAGAAGTGGCCCAGTTATCAAATGCACGAATAGTTTTGGTAAGAGAGGATATGGGATTCGATACACGCTGTCAAGAGCCTCCCTCCCCTGCGCCTACAAGAATGTGGAAAGGAAAGGGCTCTTTACCGGAAGCTGTAGAACTTGTGCCTGATATTGAGAAATTGAAGGGTGGCAATGATTCTTTTGTGGAAACTGGTCCAAGTTCATTTGCAGGTGCTAGTCATCCCCCAGAACCTGTTGATACTGATCTTATGAGAACGGTTTTTGTACCAATAGGTCAAACTAAATCTGAAGCTGGATGCTTACTGAAGAGCGTGTCCTTGAAGGGTCCTTTCTTAGAAGATCTTTCAATTCATGTTCCTGCAAAGAAACCAAGCCTGGCTGTTGTTTCTCCTGCAGAAAGCATGGTTGAAGAATCAAATGAGATGGGTAATTTATCTTCGCCATTTTTAGGAGCTCGTGCATCACAGAATACTGAGAACTCTCCCCTTGCCCCAGATTCTGAGGAGAAAGAATGTGTTTGGGATGCCTCATTGCCTCCAAGTGGCAATGTCAGCCCTCATAGCAGTATTGACAGTACTAGTGTTGTCAGAACAATGAGCATTGCTAATAGTTGTGCAAGTACATATCGAAGTGATGCAGTCACTAGCGATGGCATGCTTAGTTTGGACAGGAATTGTGATAGCACTAAAGGAAGTGTAAGAGGGGATTCACTTGAGAGTGCAAAAACTAGTGCTAGTCGAGCAAGTGACAGCAGTGGCCTCAGTGATGACAGCAACTGGAGTAACATTACTGGCAGTGCCAACAAGCCCCACAAAGGAAATGATCCTAGGTGGAAGGCTATCCTTGCCATCCGAACACGGGATGGAATTTTGGGCATGAGTCATTTTAGGTTACTCAAACGGCTTGGTTGTGGTGATATTGGAAGTGTATATCTCTCAGAGCTGAGTGCAACTCGGTGCTTTTTTGCAATGAAAGTTATGGACAAGGCATCCTTAGCAAGCAGAAATAAGCTGACTAGAGCACAGACAGAAAGAGAGATATTGCAGTTGCTTGACCATCCATTTCTGCCTACTTTGTATACACATTTTGAAACTGACAGATTCTGCTGTTTGGTGATGGAATACTGTCCAGGGGGTGATCTACACACTTTAAGGCAAAGGCAACCTGGGAAACATTTCTCAGAGTATGCTGCACG CTTTTATGCTGCAGAGGTCCTGTTGGCACTTGAATATCTTCACATGCTTGGAGTTGTGTATCGAGACCTTAAACCTGAAAACGTACTGGTCCGAGATGATGGTCACATAATGCTCTCAGACTTCGATCTTTCTCTCCGATGTGCTGTTTCACCTACCCTTATTAGAAATTTTGACAGTGACCCCTCAAAACGAGGTGGTGGTGCATTCTGTGTCCAGCCAGCATGTATCGAGCCTTCATCAGTATGCATCCAGCCTTCATGTTTCATGCCCCGGCTCTTTGCtcagaaaaataagaaatcacGAACGCCTAAAGCAGAACCTGGCATGCCGTCCAGCACGCTTCCTGAGCTTGTTGCCGAACCAACAACAGCTCGGTCAATGTCTTTCGTTGGCACTCACGAATACCTTGCCCCTGAAATCATCAAAGGAGAAGGTCATGGAAGTGCAGTTGATTGGTGGACATTTGGAATTTTCTTGCACGAGTTACTATATGGTAAAACTCCTTTCAAAGGATCAGGAAACCGTGCAACACTGTTCAACGTAGTAGGCCAGCAGCTCAGATTTCCTGAATCTCCGGCCACGAGTTATGCCAGCCGTGATCTGATCCGGGGCTTGCTGGTGAAGGAGCCGCAGCACCGACTTGGGGTGAAGAGGGGCGCGACCGAGATCAAACAACACCCCTTCTTTGAAGGCGTGAACTGGGCGTTGATTAGGTGCAGCACACCACCTGAAGTTCCAAGACCAGTTGAATGTGATCTACCAGCAAAGTTTGAACCAGTTGATACTGTTGGGGTTGGCAACATCAACAATAGCAACAATAGTAGTAAGAGGATGGtgggtaataataataatgacatgAAGTCTGGGGGTAAATATCTGGACTTTGAGTTCTTTTAA